A window of the Vigna angularis cultivar LongXiaoDou No.4 chromosome 3, ASM1680809v1, whole genome shotgun sequence genome harbors these coding sequences:
- the LOC108322551 gene encoding uncharacterized mitochondrial protein AtMg00860-like: MDYMNRIFRPFLDKFVVVFIDDILIYSKSREEHEDHLRLALSVLREKKLYAKLFKCEFWMDEVQFLGHVILARGISMDPTKVRAVLEWESSCSVTEVRSFVGLAGYYRRFIEGFSKIVAQLTQLTRKDHPFTWTDQCESSFQELKQKLMSAPVLVIPDTAKPFEVYCDASH; this comes from the coding sequence atggactacatgaatcgtATTTTTAGACCCTTCCTGGACAAGTTTGTGGTCGTTTTTATTGATGATATCCTCATTTACTCCAAAAGCCGTGAAGAGCATGAAGACCATTTGAGGTTAGCGCTCAGTGtgttaagagaaaaaaagttgtatGCCAAGTTATTCaagtgtgagttttggatgGATGAAGTGCAGTTTTTGGGGCACGTAATTTTGGCTAGAGGTATCTCAATGGATCCGACTAAAGTACGAGCGGTATTGGAATGGGAGAGTTCATGTTCGGTCACTGAAGTTAGGAGTTTCGTGGGGCTAGCTGGCTACTATAGGCGGTTCATTGAAGGattctctaagatagtagcacAGTTGACGCAACTGACCAGAAAAGATCACCCGTTCACTTGGACCGATCAGTGTGAATCTAGTTTCCAAGAATTGAAGCAGAAGTTGATGAGCGCTCCAGTCTTGGTTATCCCTGACACGGCCAAACCGTTCGAAGTCTACTGTGATGCTTCACATTAA